Proteins encoded by one window of uncultured Ilyobacter sp.:
- a CDS encoding aminotransferase class I/II-fold pyridoxal phosphate-dependent enzyme, which produces MTKLNQNMTPLFSTLKDVYAERGIVPFHVPGHKRGAGMDKEFYDFIGKNAFSIDVTIFKMVDGLHQPKSCIKEAQELAADAYGVKKSFFAVNGTSGAIQAMIMSVVKSGEKILVPRNVHKSVTAAIILSGAEPIYMNPEIDDDLGIAHGVKPETVENMLKQHSDIKAVLIINPTYYGVATDIKRIADIAHSYDIPLVVDEAHGPHLHFHEDLPISAVDAGADICAQSTHKIIGALTQMSLLHINSDRVDHNRVQQILSLLHTTSPSYILMASLDCARRQIATEGRELLTRTIALAHKLRSEVNKIPGVSSFGIEIVGREGIYAFDPTKVTITARDLGLTGFQLETLLVDEYNIQVELSDYYNVLAIITLGDSEESIGKLSDALRDISERFFGKDEINRKSLKMPAIPEPVLIPREAFNSVKNKILFAESEGKICGELIMAYPPGIPIICPGERITEDIIEHIKELKEAQLHIQGMDDHELQYINVIEEEDAVYIYTEKMKNQLFGVPMNLGANKTGIEFGLEALWDNYPDVFDEMEVIEIERQKEDFSVQNLRYKNTILDTCERIAHTVNMAVKDGYRPITIGGDHSIAIGTIAGVAKEKNIGVIWMDAHGDMNTQESTLTGNIHGMPLALLQGLGDKDLCNCFFDGPKIKSENVVLFGVRDLDEQEREIINKSGVKVVFYDEIAQRGIDIVLDEIREYLDVDNLHISFDIDVINPEYAPGVSLPVRGGLVPDDIFHSFKYLFKNYTITSVDIVEFNPIYDKNSKTMEFVKELTEYVKNPD; this is translated from the coding sequence ATGACTAAGTTAAATCAAAACATGACCCCGCTGTTTTCAACATTGAAAGATGTATATGCAGAGAGAGGAATCGTCCCCTTTCACGTACCGGGTCACAAAAGAGGTGCAGGAATGGATAAGGAGTTTTATGACTTCATAGGCAAAAATGCTTTTTCCATAGACGTTACTATTTTTAAAATGGTAGACGGACTGCATCAGCCAAAAAGCTGCATAAAAGAGGCTCAAGAGCTTGCTGCCGATGCTTACGGAGTAAAAAAAAGTTTTTTTGCAGTCAATGGTACATCTGGTGCCATTCAGGCAATGATAATGTCAGTTGTAAAATCAGGAGAAAAAATTCTTGTTCCAAGAAATGTTCATAAATCTGTAACTGCAGCAATAATTCTAAGTGGTGCAGAACCTATATATATGAACCCTGAGATTGATGATGACTTGGGAATTGCACACGGTGTAAAACCTGAAACAGTTGAAAATATGCTAAAACAGCATTCTGATATAAAAGCTGTCCTTATAATAAATCCTACATACTACGGTGTTGCAACTGACATCAAGAGAATTGCTGACATTGCACACAGCTACGATATACCACTAGTTGTTGATGAGGCTCACGGACCACACCTTCACTTTCACGAAGACCTTCCTATCTCCGCAGTAGATGCAGGAGCAGATATTTGTGCCCAGAGTACTCATAAAATAATCGGTGCTCTCACTCAGATGTCTCTTTTACATATAAATTCTGATAGAGTTGATCATAACAGGGTACAGCAGATATTAAGTCTGTTACACACAACTTCTCCTTCATATATCCTGATGGCATCTCTTGACTGTGCAAGAAGACAGATCGCAACTGAGGGAAGAGAGCTTCTGACTAGAACCATTGCTCTTGCTCATAAACTCAGAAGTGAAGTTAATAAAATCCCTGGAGTATCCTCCTTTGGAATAGAGATAGTGGGAAGAGAGGGTATCTATGCCTTTGATCCCACAAAGGTGACAATAACGGCTAGAGACCTTGGTTTGACAGGTTTTCAGCTGGAAACTCTCCTTGTGGACGAATATAATATACAAGTTGAACTGTCAGACTACTATAATGTTTTGGCTATAATCACCCTAGGTGACTCTGAAGAAAGTATCGGCAAACTTAGTGATGCACTGAGAGATATAAGTGAAAGATTCTTCGGTAAGGATGAGATTAATAGAAAATCCCTAAAAATGCCTGCTATTCCTGAACCTGTACTTATACCAAGAGAGGCCTTTAACAGTGTAAAGAATAAAATTCTTTTTGCTGAAAGTGAAGGTAAAATCTGTGGAGAGCTCATAATGGCTTATCCCCCTGGAATACCTATTATCTGTCCTGGTGAAAGAATAACCGAAGATATTATAGAACACATAAAAGAACTTAAAGAGGCCCAACTGCATATACAGGGAATGGATGACCACGAACTCCAATATATTAATGTAATTGAGGAAGAAGATGCAGTATATATCTACACAGAAAAAATGAAAAACCAGTTATTTGGTGTTCCTATGAACCTAGGGGCAAACAAAACAGGAATTGAATTTGGATTGGAAGCTCTCTGGGACAACTATCCAGATGTGTTTGATGAAATGGAAGTTATCGAAATCGAGAGACAAAAGGAAGATTTTTCTGTTCAAAATCTTAGATATAAAAACACGATTCTTGATACTTGTGAAAGAATCGCTCACACTGTAAATATGGCTGTAAAAGACGGTTATAGGCCCATTACAATAGGTGGAGATCATTCTATAGCCATAGGGACTATAGCAGGAGTAGCCAAAGAAAAAAATATAGGGGTCATCTGGATGGATGCTCACGGGGATATGAACACACAAGAAAGCACACTTACAGGAAATATTCACGGTATGCCTCTTGCACTTTTACAGGGACTGGGGGATAAAGATCTCTGCAACTGTTTTTTTGACGGTCCTAAAATAAAAAGTGAAAATGTTGTATTATTTGGTGTAAGGGATCTTGATGAGCAGGAAAGAGAGATCATAAATAAAAGTGGAGTAAAGGTTGTATTTTATGATGAGATCGCTCAGAGAGGAATTGATATAGTTTTAGATGAGATCAGAGAGTATTTAGATGTAGATAACCTACATATAAGTTTCGATATCGATGTTATCAATCCTGAGTACGCCCCAGGTGTTAGTCTTCCTGTTAGAGGTGGCCTTGTCCCTGATGATATATTTCATAGTTTCAAATATTTATTTAAAAATTATACTATAACTTCTGTGGATATCGTAGAATTCAACCCAATTTATGACAAAAACAGCAAAACAATGGAATTTGTAAAAGAACTTACTGAATATGTTAAGAATCCTGATTAA